A section of the Bacillus pumilus genome encodes:
- the cysK gene encoding cysteine synthase A, producing the protein MKVAQNIAELIGDTPLVQLQRLQPDNAAAVYLKLESFNPSGSVKDRAAYNMIVEAEKQGKLKKGATIIEPTSGNTGIGLAMNAAARGYQAILVMPDTMTKERINILKAYGAQVILTPGEEKMPGCIRKAEELAAQIPHSFIPMQFDNRANPDAHRGTTAVEIMDAVKQIGKPLGAFVATAGTGGTITGTGEELKKAFPQLTIRVAEPKGSPVLSGGTPGKHKLVGTSPGFIPQILNEHVYDEIVQVSDEDAYTITRQLARLEGILVGPSSGAACYAAIETAKQLPVDQIVICMTADTGERYLSSDVFQD; encoded by the coding sequence ATGAAGGTAGCACAAAATATAGCTGAGCTGATTGGTGATACACCACTTGTTCAATTACAGCGGCTTCAGCCAGACAATGCGGCAGCTGTGTATTTAAAGCTAGAATCGTTTAATCCTAGCGGCAGTGTGAAGGACCGCGCTGCTTACAATATGATCGTCGAGGCTGAAAAACAAGGGAAGCTGAAAAAAGGAGCGACCATCATTGAACCGACGAGCGGGAATACAGGGATAGGTTTAGCCATGAACGCAGCAGCTAGAGGGTATCAAGCTATCCTTGTGATGCCTGATACGATGACAAAGGAACGAATCAATATTTTAAAGGCTTACGGGGCGCAGGTCATTTTGACCCCAGGGGAAGAAAAAATGCCAGGCTGTATTCGCAAAGCAGAGGAACTGGCAGCTCAAATTCCTCATAGCTTTATCCCGATGCAATTTGATAATAGGGCGAATCCAGATGCTCATAGAGGCACAACCGCTGTTGAAATTATGGATGCTGTCAAACAAATTGGAAAGCCCCTAGGAGCCTTTGTCGCAACAGCAGGAACTGGCGGAACCATTACAGGCACTGGTGAGGAATTAAAAAAAGCATTCCCTCAATTGACCATACGTGTAGCAGAGCCAAAGGGATCACCAGTTTTATCTGGCGGGACACCTGGCAAGCATAAACTTGTTGGCACAAGCCCAGGATTTATTCCCCAAATTTTAAACGAGCATGTCTATGATGAGATTGTGCAAGTAAGCGATGAAGATGCGTACACAATCACACGACAGCTTGCCCGGCTTGAAGGGATTTTAGTTGGTCCATCATCTGGTGCAGCCTGCTATGCTGCGATTGAAACAGCCAAGCAATTACCGGTAGATCAAATTGTGATCTGTATGACAGCTGATACAGGCGAACGATACTTATCAAGTGATGTTTTTCAAGATTAA
- the thpR gene encoding RNA 2',3'-cyclic phosphodiesterase, with protein MSENRHYFIGIHIPEQLASQIKKDIDQRSGLSFQKWTAPHDYHVTLIFLGAISEERLKKIIELLEVLSKEAAAFSLELNEVGQFGTKERPRVFFAKPDESEPLMLLREKVKEAVLSAGHPVEKRPFHPHMTIARKWNADHSFAEQAPLRKEPYVIEVSSITLYEIRPRETPRYYAIKQFALHK; from the coding sequence GTGTCAGAGAACCGTCATTATTTTATTGGGATTCATATCCCTGAACAACTTGCGTCTCAAATTAAAAAGGACATTGATCAAAGAAGCGGACTGTCTTTTCAAAAATGGACAGCACCACATGATTATCATGTGACCTTGATCTTTTTAGGGGCCATTTCAGAAGAACGCTTAAAAAAGATCATCGAGCTGCTTGAGGTCCTCTCAAAGGAAGCCGCTGCATTTTCACTAGAGCTGAATGAGGTGGGACAGTTTGGCACGAAGGAACGCCCGAGAGTCTTTTTTGCAAAACCTGATGAAAGTGAACCACTCATGCTATTAAGAGAAAAGGTGAAAGAAGCCGTATTGTCAGCAGGACATCCTGTTGAAAAGAGACCGTTTCATCCGCATATGACAATTGCGCGTAAATGGAATGCGGATCATTCTTTTGCAGAACAAGCGCCTTTACGCAAAGAGCCATACGTGATAGAGGTTTCTAGTATCACTCTATATGAAATACGACCAAGAGAAACCCCGCGTTATTACGCAATTAAACAATTTGCACTACATAAATGA
- a CDS encoding YegS/Rv2252/BmrU family lipid kinase, whose protein sequence is MNEWYFIVNPAAGHGKGLRTWRSIEKELQKVEISYRSFLTQHEGHAEVLARQISAMQDDRLKRLIVIGGDGTIHEVLNGLKEMDHVQLSFVPSGHWNDAAKGLGIHRQDVLKEVRKQKRMITKTFSLGSFQDHAESAQSVLFLNHIGAGFDAHVLRKTVHFRGKKWLKRLRLGFIIYPLSFLHSLWSFKPFDLALFIENEKKVFRQVWFVIVCNHPYYGGGLEAAPEVSARQPGFQTLVVTDLNPFKVLLFLSAMVFRKHLGMKGVTLFQHEEAYLEADGKIIFHADGEVIGATPVFVKASDRSLKLRA, encoded by the coding sequence ATGAATGAATGGTACTTTATCGTTAATCCAGCAGCAGGACATGGAAAAGGACTTCGTACATGGAGGAGCATAGAGAAAGAATTACAAAAGGTAGAGATCTCATATCGATCGTTTCTCACCCAGCATGAAGGTCATGCAGAAGTATTGGCAAGACAAATTAGCGCCATGCAAGATGACAGGCTGAAGCGCCTGATTGTCATTGGTGGTGACGGCACCATTCATGAAGTCCTGAATGGCTTAAAGGAAATGGATCATGTGCAGCTAAGCTTTGTCCCCTCTGGTCATTGGAATGATGCGGCGAAGGGCCTTGGCATCCATCGTCAAGATGTCCTAAAAGAAGTGAGAAAGCAAAAGAGAATGATCACCAAAACATTTTCTCTCGGCTCCTTTCAAGATCACGCAGAAAGCGCACAGTCCGTTCTCTTTCTCAATCATATCGGTGCTGGGTTTGATGCACATGTGCTTAGGAAAACAGTGCATTTTAGAGGGAAAAAGTGGCTGAAACGGCTAAGGCTTGGATTTATCATCTACCCGCTGTCATTTCTCCATTCTTTATGGTCTTTTAAGCCGTTCGACCTTGCACTGTTTATTGAAAACGAGAAGAAGGTCTTTCGCCAAGTGTGGTTTGTGATTGTATGTAATCACCCCTATTACGGAGGCGGGCTGGAAGCAGCGCCAGAAGTGAGCGCAAGACAGCCGGGCTTTCAAACGCTCGTTGTCACAGATTTGAATCCATTTAAAGTGCTCTTGTTTCTAAGTGCAATGGTATTTCGTAAGCACCTTGGAATGAAGGGAGTTACCCTGTTTCAGCACGAGGAAGCGTACTTGGAGGCAGACGGAAAAATCATATTTCATGCAGATGGTGAAGTAATTGGTGCAACACCTGTTTTTGTGAAGGCGAGTGATCGCTCCTTAAAATTACGTGCTTAA
- a CDS encoding phosphotransferase family protein yields the protein MNWLGQILGSEWHISPAGGATGDAYFATHNDQKLFLKRNTSPFLAVLSAEGIVPKLVWTKRMENGDVITAQHWLSGRELKPKDMNDRPVAEQLRKIHTSKELLDMLKRLEKHSLDPASILKHLKQSILKEQIDTRDVTRAIQYLEKHVEAVQFEDKVVCHCDLNHNNWLLTDENQLYLIDWDGAMIADPAIDLGPLLYHYVEEENWESWLSMYGAPLTDNLRKRMAWYVLAETVSFVVWHKRKGNEKAQQEVKAELSALLQRLNIH from the coding sequence ATGAACTGGTTGGGACAAATATTAGGTAGCGAATGGCACATCTCTCCTGCTGGAGGCGCTACGGGAGATGCGTACTTCGCAACACACAATGACCAAAAGCTATTTTTAAAACGCAATACGTCACCGTTTCTTGCGGTTTTGTCAGCTGAAGGCATTGTGCCGAAGCTTGTCTGGACAAAACGGATGGAAAATGGGGATGTCATCACTGCACAGCACTGGCTGAGCGGCAGAGAGCTGAAGCCAAAGGACATGAATGACCGTCCTGTCGCAGAGCAGCTAAGAAAAATTCATACATCGAAAGAATTGCTTGATATGCTGAAACGATTAGAGAAGCACTCTCTAGACCCAGCATCCATTCTGAAACATTTAAAACAGTCCATATTAAAAGAGCAAATTGATACGCGTGACGTCACACGTGCTATCCAATACTTAGAGAAGCATGTGGAGGCAGTTCAATTTGAAGACAAGGTCGTGTGTCATTGTGACCTCAATCATAATAATTGGCTGCTGACAGATGAAAACCAGCTTTACTTAATCGATTGGGATGGGGCGATGATTGCTGATCCAGCCATTGATCTTGGACCACTTTTATACCATTATGTTGAAGAAGAAAACTGGGAAAGCTGGCTCTCAATGTACGGTGCCCCGCTGACGGACAATTTGCGAAAACGGATGGCTTGGTATGTCCTCGCTGAAACCGTATCGTTTGTCGTGTGGCATAAAAGAAAAGGAAATGAAAAAGCACAGCAAGAAGTGAAAGCGGAGCTGAGCGCACTCTTACAGCGGTTAAACATTCATTAA
- a CDS encoding YtzH-like family protein, which translates to MGLNRQHQLQLIKDILTDHQLDCCGTVAEYEQVGRVIQLMLAKEDLDADIRQLLTDIYDYSQKGTSVHSIDAHIEAHQSHLSEWVENIPLS; encoded by the coding sequence ATGGGATTAAACCGTCAACATCAGCTTCAATTAATCAAAGATATTTTAACCGATCACCAGTTGGATTGCTGCGGGACTGTTGCAGAATATGAACAGGTGGGACGCGTGATTCAATTAATGCTGGCAAAAGAAGACCTTGATGCCGACATTCGTCAATTATTAACAGATATTTATGATTACAGCCAAAAGGGCACTTCTGTCCATTCAATTGATGCACATATTGAGGCGCATCAATCGCATTTGTCAGAGTGGGTCGAGAATATTCCTCTGTCTTAA
- the trmB gene encoding tRNA (guanosine(46)-N7)-methyltransferase TrmB: MRMRHKPWADDYLAENAHIALANPEQYKGKWHELFGNDHPIHIEVGTGKGSFIAGMGKLHPDINYIGIELFKSVIVTAVDKIKETDVENVKLLNINAETLTDVFAENEIDRVYLNFSDPWPKARHEKRRLTFKAFLERYEHILRPGGELHFKTDNRGLFEYSLKSFSAYGLLLTYVSLDLHKDGLEGNVMTEYEEKFSSMGQPIYRSEVKFPE; this comes from the coding sequence TTGAGAATGCGACATAAACCATGGGCTGATGATTACTTAGCTGAAAATGCTCATATTGCCTTAGCGAACCCCGAGCAATATAAAGGGAAGTGGCATGAGCTGTTTGGAAATGATCATCCAATCCATATCGAAGTTGGCACAGGGAAAGGGAGCTTTATCGCTGGCATGGGCAAGCTTCATCCTGATATCAACTATATTGGCATTGAATTATTTAAAAGTGTTATTGTGACAGCAGTAGACAAAATCAAAGAGACAGATGTTGAAAATGTAAAGCTTTTGAACATTAATGCGGAAACGCTGACAGATGTGTTTGCTGAAAATGAGATTGACCGGGTGTATCTGAATTTCTCTGATCCGTGGCCAAAAGCAAGGCATGAAAAGCGTAGATTGACGTTTAAGGCCTTTTTAGAGCGATATGAACATATTCTCCGTCCAGGCGGTGAGTTGCATTTCAAAACAGACAACCGCGGGTTATTTGAATATTCCTTAAAGAGCTTTTCTGCATATGGCCTTCTTTTAACGTATGTAAGCTTAGATTTACATAAGGACGGACTAGAAGGAAATGTGATGACGGAATACGAAGAGAAATTCTCGTCTATGGGACAACCTATCTATCGATCAGAAGTGAAATTTCCAGAATAA